A genomic region of Alnus glutinosa chromosome 11, dhAlnGlut1.1, whole genome shotgun sequence contains the following coding sequences:
- the LOC133881652 gene encoding receptor-like serine/threonine-protein kinase SD1-6, with product MRLPVHSKAYLAVNASRCELACTENCSCTAYAYNGSGCMIWEGALFNLYQLSDGGEIGQDIYLRLAAADEHRSTKGKKWKVWVAVLVPATGLILCLFV from the exons ATGCGATTGCCCGTGCATTCGAAAGCATATTTGGCCGTGAATGCAAGTAGATGTGAATTGGCTTGCACGGAAAATTGTTCTTGCACAGCTTATGCTTATAATGGCAGTGGGTGTATGATATGGGAAGGAGCCCTTTTCAACTTATACCAACTCTCAGATGGTGGGGAGATTGGACAAGATATCTATCTCAGACTTGCTGCTGCTGATGAGCATCGAAGTACCAAAG GCAAAAAATGGAAAGTATGGGTAGCTGTGCTAGTCCCTGCAACAGGTCTTATCTTATGCCTCTTCGTTTGA
- the LOC133881650 gene encoding G-type lectin S-receptor-like serine/threonine-protein kinase At2g19130 produces MSVFVLQVCKVETQTGMGAMKSKPWLLFVLLLILSYYRACFSIAGDTLSPGQSLSGSETILSPGSNFELGFFKPGTSLKIYLGIWYKRFDRTDIVWVANRENPLSDSSSSRLELSKDGNLVLLEGSSNMPVWSTNLTLSRSNSTEAVLGDDGNFVLRDSSNQNTTIFWESFDHPTDTLLSGAKLGINKVTGKPKQLISWRNSEDPAAGAFSLGLNPNGSNQIFLEWNRSQIYWSSGLWNGTSFSLIPEKAVIFNYTFVSSKNESEIFHLLSL; encoded by the coding sequence ATGTCGGTCTTTGTTCTGCAAGTCTGCAAGGTAGAGACTCAGACAGGGATGGGTGCAATGAAGAGTAAGCCATGGCTCTTATTTGTTCTGCTTCTTATCCTGTCCTATTACAGAGCATGCTTCTCCATAGCCGGTGATACCCTTTCACCAGGTCAGTCTCTTTCAGGGAGCGAGACCATATTATCTCCAGGTAGCAATTTTGAGCTCGGTTTCTTCAAACCGGGCACCTCATTAAAAATCTACCTGGGCATATGGTACAAAAGGTTTGATCGGACGGACATTGTTTGGGTAGCAAATAGAGAAAACCCGTTGTCTGACTCATCTTCCTCAAGACTTGAGCTCTCCAAAGATGGTAATCTAGTTCTGCTTGAAGGTTCCTCCAATATGCCAGTTTGGTCGACAAATTTGACACTTTCCCGGTCAAACTCAACTGAAGCAGTACTTGGTGATGATGGAAACTTTGTTTTAAGAGATAGTTCCAATCAGAATACTACTATCTTTTGGGAGAGTTTCGACCATCCAACGGATACCTTGCTGTCAGGTGCGAAGCTTGGGATCAATAAGGTTACTGGGAAACCAAAGCAGCTCATTTCATGGAGAAATTCAGAAGATCCGGCAGCTGGTGCGTTCTCGTTGGGGTTAAACCCAAATGGAAGCAATCAAATTTTCTTGGAGTGGAACAGATCCCAAATATATTGGAGTTCTGGACTTTGGAATGGAACATCTTTCAGCTTAATTCCTGAAAAGGCCGTTATCTTCAACTACACTTTTGTGTCAAGTAAAAATGAAAGTGAGATATTTCATTTACTCTCTTTATAA
- the LOC133882027 gene encoding cysteine-rich receptor-like protein kinase 10: protein MSPEYAMHGLYLIKSDVFSFGVLVLEIVSGRKNTSFYNSESLNLLRNASELWRDGRSLELMEPTIIYPSSTSILLRFINIGLLCVQESPIDRPTMPDVISMISNELAPLPTPNQPAFSISRNMMDTNSTVDSAENCSKNSVTISAMVAR, encoded by the exons ATGTCTCCCGAATATGCTATGCATGGTTTGTATTTGATAAAGTCTGATGTCTTTAGCTTTGGAGTATTGGTGTTAGAGATTGTGAGTGGCAGGAAGAACACTAGCTTTTATAACAGCGAGTCACTCAATCTTCTTAGAAAT GCTTCGGAGTTGTGGAGAGATGGTCGAAGTTTGGAGTTGATGGAGCCAACAATAATATATCCTAGTTCCACTTCTATTCTGTTGAGGTTCATTAACATTGGCCTTCTCTGTGTCCAAGAAAGCCCGATTGATCGACCTACCATGCCTGATGTAATCTCAATGATTAGCAATGAACTTGCACCTCTACCTACACCTAATCAACCAGCGTTTTCCATAAGCCGGAATATGATGGACACAAATTCAACAGTTGACAGTGCAGAAAATTGCTCAAAAAATAGTGTAACTATTTCAGCAATGGTAGCTAGATGA